A window from Zingiber officinale cultivar Zhangliang chromosome 7A, Zo_v1.1, whole genome shotgun sequence encodes these proteins:
- the LOC122002506 gene encoding laccase-7-like produces the protein MAWLKALALALSLAWLGFVADAAIVEHTFNVGNLSVRRLCQNTVITAVNGQMPGPTIEVNEGDTLVVHVINDSPYNMTIHWHGVLQILSSWADGANMISQCPIRSGKKFTYKFNVTKQEGTLWWHAHTSFLRATVYGALIIRPRRGPAGYPFPKPDYEVPIIIGEWWNANVVELERIAIDVGGIPTISDAFTINGQPGDQYNCSRKHMYELKVVPGKTYLLRLINSALVNQHFFMIAGHSFTVVAADASYTAPYKTDVLVLASGQTVDALMVADAAPGDYYMAARPYISTGFNFPGLRFDTSTTTAVLRYHTPRPATPLMPMLPSLYSLETANRFYTNITGLVRPGHPTVPLHVDEHMFVTFGFGLVPCVPSQIRCNRSTGSFAASMNNVSFHFPTRVSLLEASYRRIDGVYTADFPDEPPVWFDFTNVTDPGLTMTVKQTRAKRVRFGATVEMVLQNTAIIATENHPMHIHGYNFFILAQGFGNYNKATAPARYNLVNPQVRNTIGVPVGGWAVIRFVANNPGMWFMHCHLDSHLPLGLSMAFEVENGPDADSTLPPPPPDYPSCHDY, from the exons ATGGCTTGGCTTAAGGCCTTGGCGTTGGCTTTAAGCCTTGCTTGGTTAGGGTTCGTGGCAGATGCTGCAATTGTGGAGCACACATTTAAc GTGGGCAATTTGAGTGTTCGACGATTGTGCCAGAACACAGTCATAACTGCAGTTAACGGCCAGATGCCCGGGCCGACCATTGAAGTGAATGAAGGTGACACGTTGGTCGTTCACGTCATCAATGACTCCCCTTATAATATGACAATTCACTG GCATGGTGTTCTTCAAATCTTGAGCAGTTGGGCTGATGGCGCGAACATGATATCGCAATGCCCGATCCGTTCGGGAAAGAAATTCACCTATAAATTCAACGTCACAAAACAAGAAGGCACTCTTTGGTGGCACGCCCACACTTCCTTTCTCCGTGCGACTGTCTATGGAGCTCTCATCATCCGCCCTCGACGTGGCCCTGCGGGCTACCCCTTCCCTAAGCCTGATTACGAAGTTCCCATCATAATCGGAGAATGGTGGAACGCCAATGTGGTGGAGTTGGAGAGAATAGCCATCGACGTCGGCGGCATCCCCACCATCTCGGACGCCTTCACCATCAACGGCCAGCCCGGCGACCAGTACAATTGCTCTAGAAAAC ACATGTACGAGCTCAAGGTGGTGCCCGGGAAGACCTACTTGCTGCGCCTCATCAACTCTGCACTCGTGAACCAGCACTTCTTCATGATCGCTGGCCACTCCTTCACTGTCGTCGCCGCCGACGCCAGCTACACCGCCCCTTACAAAACCGACGTCCTCGTCCTCGCCTCCGGCCAGACCGTCGACGCCCTCATGGTCGCCGACGCTGCACCCGGTGACTACTACATGGCCGCCCGCCCGTACATCAGCACTGGATTCAACTTCCCCGGACTCCGCTTCGACACCTCCACCACTACGGCAGTCCTTCGCTACCACACCCCGCGTCCGGCGACGCCGCTCATGCCGATGCTCCCGAGCCTGTACTCCCTCGAGACCGCGAACCGGTTTTACACGAACATTACCGGGTTGGTCCGGCCGGGCCACCCGACCGTGCCGCTGCATGTGGATGAGCACATGTTTGTCACGTTTGGGTTCGGTCTGGTTCCCTGCGTGCCGAGTCAAATCCGCTGCAACCGTTCCACCGGGTCCTTCGCCGCGAGCATGAACAACGTGTCGTTCCATTTCCCCACCCGGGTGTCCCTCCTGGAGGCGAGCTATCGGCGGATCGATGGCGTCTACACCGCCGACTTCCCCGACGAGCCGCCGGTCTGGTTCGACTTCACCAACGTGACCGACCCCGGGCTGACGATGACAGTGAAGCAGACCCGGGCGAAGCGGGTCCGGTTCGGGGCGACGGTCGAGATGGTCCTGCAGAACACGGCGATCATCGCGACGGAGAACCACCCGATGCACATCCATGGCTACAACTTCTTCATTCTCGCACAAGGTTTCGGCAACTACAACAAGGCTACCGCCCCCGCCCGGTACAATCTGGTGAACCCGCAGGTGAGGAACACCATCGGTGTGCCGGTCGGAGGCTGGGCTGTCATCCGGTTCGTGGCCAATAACCCAG GGATGTGGTTCATGCACTGCCATTTGGATTCGCACTTGCCGTTGGGGTTGTCGATGGCGTTCGAGGTGGAGAATGGACCGGACGCGGACTCGacgctgccgccgccgccgccggacTACCCGAGTTGCCATGATTATTAA
- the LOC122002507 gene encoding 18.1 kDa class I heat shock protein-like, with amino-acid sequence MSMTPFDYCSRLGGLLDLWDPFEGFPFESRLAFPRFGDDSAFASAAGARVDWKETQEAHVFMADLPGLRKEDVRVEVEDGSVLQISGQRSREREEKTDTWHRIERSSGKFQRRFRLPANAKADQVKAAMENGVLTVTVAKEGVKKPGIRSIEISG; translated from the coding sequence ATGTCGATGACTCCCTTCGACTACTGTAGCCGGCTAGGAGGCCTCCTCGATCTCTGGGACCCCTTCGAGGGCTTCCCCTTCGAGTCTCGCCTCGCCTTCCCTCGCTTCGGCGACGACTCCGCCTTCGCCTCTGCCGCTGGCGCCCGCGTCGACTGGAAGGAAACCCAGGAGGCGCACGTCTTCATGGCCGATCTCCCAGGCCTGCGCAAGGAGGACGTCAGGGTGGAGGTGGAGGACGGCTCGGTCCTCCAGATCAGCGGCCAGCGCAGCCGCGAGCGCGAGGAGAAGACCGACACCTGGCACCGAATCGAGCGCAGCAGCGGTAAATTCCAACGCAGATTCCGCCTGCCGGCTAACGCCAAGGCGGATCAGGTCAAGGCAGCCATGGAGAACGGCGTGCTCACTGTTACCGTGGCCAAGGAAGGGGTGAAGAAGCCCGGCATCAGGTCCATCGAGATTTCCGGTTAG
- the LOC121999718 gene encoding uncharacterized protein LOC121999718 codes for MCNFLVNSPSKTVFLSSVETTNISKIADKIFEMLDDVEKVGEENVVQIISDNAANYKAVGKLLMEKRKNLFWTPCAAHCLDLMLEDFNKHDPMQKETIARAKLVVSYIYSWGTVVNWMKEFTKGSSHSKKKKGQEICNIIFDTQNFWPNVKLCLKIVSPLIKVLRMVDFDDKHAMGFLYKAIEHVKEEIKTNLRSSKKRYEPVYTIIDKRWKNMLSQSLHATGYYWNPQYHYSQTFLIDVNVKHGLYECMTIIVPNVTDRDTIDQQLDRFRMTKGLFGIENAIQSRNTKSPADWWHSFEDDCPELQRFAIRVLSLTYSSSGCE; via the exons ATGTGTAATTTTCTTGTCAATAGTCCATCTAAAACTGTATTCTTAAGTTCAGTAGAAACAACTAATATTTCAAAAATTGCTGATAAGATATTTGAAATGTTGGATGATGTTGAAAAGGTAGGGGAGGAAAATGTTGTGCAGATTATTTCAGATAATGCTGCTAATTATAAAGCAGTTGGGAAATTATTaatggagaaaaggaaaaatttgttTTGGACTCCTTGTGCTGCCCACTGCTTGGATTTGATGCTAGAGgattttaacaagcatgatccaATGCAAAAGGAAACAATAGCAAGGGCTAAATTAGTGGTCTCCTATATTTACTCTTGGGGTACAGTTGTTAATTGGATGAAAGAGTTCACAAAAG GCAGCTCACATTCTAAGAAGAAAAAAGGACAAGAAATCTGCAACATCATTTTTGACACTCAAAATTTTTGGCCAAATGTTAAACTGTGCTTAAAGATCGTATCACCACTTATAAAAGTTTTGAgaatggttgattttgatgaTAAGCATGCTATGGGTTTTCTCTACAAAGCAATAGAACATGTAAAGGAGGAGATTAAGACAAATTTAAGGAGTTCTAAAAAGAG ATATGAGCCCGTCTATACTATTATTGATAAGAGATGGAAAAACATGCTTAGTCAATCATTACATGCTACAGGCTATTATTGGAATCCTCAATATCATTATAGTCAAACTTTTCTAATAGATGTGAATGTAAAGCATGGACTTTATGAATGTATGACCATAATTGTTCCTAACGTTACTGATCGAGATACAATTGACCAACAATTGGACAGATTCAGAATGACAAAAGGATTATTTGGCATTGAAAATGCTATTCAATCAAGGAACACAAAATCACCag CTGATTGGTGGCATTCTTTTGAGGATGATTGTCCGGAGTTGCAAAGATTTGCTATTAGAGTTTTAAGTTTGACATATAGTTCTTCAGGATGTGAATAG
- the LOC122002508 gene encoding 18.1 kDa class I heat shock protein-like: protein MSITPFDFGSRLGGLLDPFSIGPWDPFEDFPFESRLVFPRFGEDFPFTSAAGARVDWKETQEAHVFKADLPGLRKEDVRVEVEDGSVLHISGERSREREEKTDTWHRIERSSGKFQRRFRLPANAKADQVKAAMENGVLTVTVAKEGVKKPSVKSIEISG from the coding sequence ATGTCGATCACTCCCTTCGACTTCGGTAGTCGGTTAGGAGGCCTTCTCGATCCCTTCTCCATCGGTCCCTGGGACCCCTTCGAGGACTTCCCCTTCGAGTCTCGCCTCGTCTTCCCTCGCTTCGGCGAGGACTTCCCCTTCACGTCTGCCGCTGGCGCCCGCGTCGACTGGAAGGAAACCCAGGAGGCGCACGTCTTCAAGGCCGATCTCCCCGGCCTGCGCAAGGAGGACGTCAGGGTGGAGGTGGAGGACGGCTCGGTCCTCCACATCAGCGGCGAGCGCAGCCGCGAGCGCGAGGAGAAGACTGACACCTGGCACCGAATCGAGCGCAGCAGCGGTAAATTCCAACGCAGATTCCGCCTGCCGGCTAACGCCAAGGCGGATCAGGTCAAGGCAGCCATGGAAAACGGCGTGCTTACCGTTACCGTGGCCAAGGAAGGGGTGAAGAAGCCCAGCGTCAAGTCCATCGAGATTTCCGGTTAG